In Treponema vincentii, a single window of DNA contains:
- a CDS encoding Rpn family recombination-promoting nuclease/putative transposase — translation MKKHNRRYKDSVFVDLFSTDKTAKANFLSLYNALHGTDYQSTAILKNIRLKQVLYMSFANDVSYLVDNKIIVLAEHQSTINPNMPIRCLEYIARLYEQFYKSKEKYSRKQLAIPTPEFYVFYNGKELYRGDSLLKLSDSFTQKHNEYALELSVKVVNINYDKASEILERCKPLKQYSLFVDAVRRNIAVDKEHGFEKAIKECIQNDILREYLQRKSKEVLNMLIGEYDYDTDIAVQREESFDMGRSEGSHQKALETAKNLLQFGLSREKIAQATGLTQAEVEAICNG, via the coding sequence ATGAAAAAACACAACCGTCGATACAAAGATTCTGTCTTTGTCGACCTATTCAGTACAGACAAAACCGCGAAAGCTAATTTTTTATCGCTATATAACGCGCTGCACGGTACTGATTACCAATCTACTGCTATTCTAAAGAACATACGGCTGAAGCAGGTACTCTATATGAGTTTCGCTAACGATGTATCGTATCTCGTTGACAATAAGATTATCGTGCTGGCAGAACACCAATCGACCATAAATCCTAATATGCCAATCAGATGCCTTGAATATATTGCTCGCTTATACGAACAGTTTTATAAATCAAAAGAAAAGTATAGCCGTAAACAGTTAGCTATCCCAACACCGGAGTTTTATGTCTTTTATAACGGAAAAGAACTATATCGCGGTGATTCGCTCTTGAAACTATCTGATTCATTCACTCAAAAACATAATGAATATGCCCTTGAATTATCCGTAAAAGTGGTTAATATCAATTATGATAAAGCAAGTGAAATACTTGAGCGCTGCAAGCCGCTGAAACAATACAGCTTGTTTGTTGATGCCGTACGTCGCAATATTGCTGTTGATAAGGAACATGGGTTTGAAAAAGCAATTAAAGAATGCATACAAAACGATATTTTACGGGAATACTTACAACGAAAATCGAAGGAGGTTCTGAACATGTTAATAGGTGAGTATGATTATGATACCGACATAGCAGTACAACGGGAAGAAAGTTTTGATATGGGTCGCTCAGAGGGTTCACACCAAAAAGCGCTTGAAACGGCAAAAAATCTTCTGCAATTCGGGCTTTCTCGGGAAAAGATAGCGCAAGCAACCGGCCTTACCCAAGCAGAGGTCGAAGCAATTTGTAATGGGTAA
- a CDS encoding IS3 family transposase, with protein sequence MSECVKIAKKYFSQRKISTVCRILGVSRSSYYRQAKEQKEEEKQLEQRIISTFAKHKGNYGRIRIKKALEREHIKVSEWKIARIMKENGLIAKGGRKKGRGKRSKMVQQEKIIKQNVIKDKFAVKEVNKLWSSDISEFKITGGKVYVCGIIDVASRVIVGWSIQLHMREVIVHQALKMACGRHVNVPAERYMHTDGGSQFCSKKTTELIEKAGFIKSMSRPEFRKTISQLKVSGRP encoded by the coding sequence GTGAGCGAATGCGTCAAAATAGCAAAAAAATATTTTTCTCAAAGAAAAATAAGCACTGTATGCCGGATACTTGGCGTATCGCGTAGCAGCTACTATAGGCAAGCAAAGGAGCAGAAAGAAGAAGAAAAACAGCTTGAGCAGCGTATCATTTCTACATTTGCCAAACATAAGGGAAATTATGGGCGGATACGGATCAAAAAAGCGCTTGAGCGAGAGCATATCAAAGTGAGTGAATGGAAAATTGCTCGAATTATGAAAGAGAACGGGTTAATAGCGAAAGGAGGCAGAAAGAAAGGGCGAGGGAAAAGGAGCAAAATGGTGCAACAGGAAAAAATAATTAAACAAAATGTGATTAAGGACAAATTTGCCGTGAAGGAAGTAAATAAGCTTTGGAGTTCGGATATCAGTGAATTTAAGATAACAGGAGGCAAGGTGTATGTTTGTGGGATAATAGATGTTGCAAGCAGGGTGATTGTTGGTTGGTCAATCCAATTACATATGAGAGAAGTCATTGTACATCAAGCTCTGAAAATGGCTTGCGGCCGCCATGTGAATGTACCAGCTGAACGCTATATGCACACTGATGGCGGTAGCCAGTTTTGCTCAAAAAAGACAACGGAGCTGATTGAGAAAGCAGGCTTTATCAAAAGTATGTCAAGACCCGAGTTCCGCAAGACAATCAGCCAATTGAAAGTTTCTGGAAGACCATGA
- a CDS encoding InlB B-repeat-containing protein: MGYSFGGWYASPVFSGSAWNFDNNTVTGNMTLYAKWTKKDYTVTFSVVDGTGGTLKAKPEGGPENTTGSVSVAHGASVTFTAEPTDNSYEVDSWSSNVTVTLSTDKKEAKLLNVTETTDKTVTVKFKKKVYNVTFSVEIVDGKAGGTITATPEDGSATSSSPVSVEYGKKVTFTANPTNTDWEVAEWKKDNTVVNGTNSTYTLSNITENKEVTVKFYQSTLKNPTATWKDLARAVKSAPDNATLTINGKIQATDVTDDKSEIDIKKNLTIKGENSAILDADGNEGIFDVYKTLTLQDITLKNSKKPYNYSGGGGVYVNSYGTLIMKGSSVITECSAENSGGGVYVGGGTFEMHDSSTITGCSADKEGGGVYVQEGGTFKMHNSSAITDCTAKKSGGGVHVKDGTFKMSGSAVVTPKADTTGKHENDVYLESGKTITVNDILSHAHAARITPREYTAGHLYLTGNTNAHHLKFTVTPEKVTEDSENWNVFWYVDAGGTLKAEVDNSPMLREVIGSRPNNTPFIIKLGNIDDLTTVEIPGNKKIMLKADRDVTLTCPNNGHDHYKHLQVQRDATLILEGKIKLQGADYGDKDHYALCVEKDGNAEIKDGVTITGFKNTGRGTVFVDGNLTMSGGTITGNKARNKGDGTAYDDGKGGGVYICPDRSFTMTGGTISDNEAGNGGGVYVSADGPQYIYGNFIMKGGTIKNNKATVSSVYSYIEYTGHGGGVCTQGNFEMRGGTITGNQSERNCKAVQLEHDFYWYGGDIKDNGGANQTVSGIRAVADRNGGLYYFHNNTYPRKEPS; encoded by the coding sequence CTGGGTTATAGCTTCGGTGGCTGGTATGCATCTCCAGTTTTCTCCGGCTCGGCATGGAACTTTGACAACAACACGGTAACCGGCAATATGACACTCTATGCAAAGTGGACAAAGAAGGACTACACCGTAACATTCAGCGTAGTAGACGGAACCGGCGGAACGCTTAAAGCAAAACCTGAGGGCGGTCCTGAGAACACAACAGGTTCCGTTTCGGTTGCGCACGGGGCTTCTGTAACCTTTACCGCGGAGCCCACTGACAACAGCTATGAAGTTGATAGTTGGAGCAGTAATGTAACGGTAACACTGTCAACCGACAAAAAAGAAGCAAAGCTTTTGAACGTAACAGAGACTACTGATAAAACCGTAACGGTCAAGTTTAAGAAGAAGGTTTACAACGTAACATTCAGCGTAGAAATCGTAGACGGAAAAGCGGGAGGAACGATTACAGCAACACCTGAGGACGGTTCTGCAACCTCATCAAGCCCTGTTTCGGTCGAGTATGGAAAGAAGGTAACCTTTACCGCGAATCCCACCAATACAGACTGGGAAGTTGCGGAATGGAAAAAGGACAATACCGTAGTAAACGGAACAAACTCAACCTATACACTTTCCAACATAACCGAAAATAAAGAAGTAACGGTGAAGTTTTACCAATCGACCTTAAAGAATCCGACGGCAACGTGGAAAGACCTTGCGCGTGCGGTTAAAAGCGCACCCGATAACGCTACCCTTACCATAAACGGCAAAATACAGGCGACAGATGTCACGGACGATAAGAGCGAAATTGATATCAAAAAAAACCTTACCATAAAAGGCGAAAACAGCGCCATTTTGGACGCAGACGGCAATGAGGGTATCTTTGATGTGTATAAAACACTCACCCTTCAAGACATAACGCTTAAAAACAGTAAAAAGCCCTACAACTATTCAGGCGGCGGCGGTGTATACGTAAATTCGTACGGTACACTCATTATGAAAGGCTCAAGCGTTATCACCGAGTGCTCGGCGGAGAACTCCGGCGGCGGCGTGTATGTAGGCGGCGGAACCTTTGAAATGCACGACTCAAGCACTATCACCGGCTGCTCGGCGGATAAAGAAGGCGGCGGTGTTTATGTACAGGAAGGCGGAACCTTTAAAATGCACAACTCGAGCGCTATCACCGACTGCACGGCGAAGAAGTCCGGCGGCGGTGTACATGTAAAGGATGGCACCTTTAAGATGAGCGGCTCCGCAGTCGTTACGCCAAAGGCAGATACAACCGGTAAGCACGAAAACGATGTGTATTTGGAGAGCGGAAAGACGATAACCGTGAACGACATTTTGTCACACGCGCACGCCGCGCGCATAACGCCGAGAGAGTACACAGCGGGTCACTTATACCTAACAGGCAATACCAACGCTCACCATCTCAAATTCACCGTAACGCCGGAGAAAGTTACGGAGGACTCGGAGAACTGGAATGTATTTTGGTATGTTGACGCTGGCGGTACGTTAAAAGCGGAAGTTGATAATTCTCCAATGTTGCGAGAAGTAATTGGGAGTAGACCCAATAATACGCCCTTTATTATAAAGCTGGGGAATATCGACGACCTTACAACGGTTGAAATACCGGGAAATAAAAAGATTATGCTCAAGGCAGATAGAGACGTAACCTTAACATGTCCTAACAATGGGCATGACCACTATAAACACTTGCAGGTACAAAGAGATGCGACGTTAATATTAGAAGGTAAGATAAAACTGCAAGGCGCCGACTACGGCGATAAGGATCACTACGCGCTCTGTGTAGAAAAGGACGGCAACGCGGAAATCAAAGACGGCGTAACAATTACCGGCTTTAAAAATACCGGAAGAGGTACTGTGTTTGTAGACGGAAATCTTACCATGTCAGGCGGAACAATTACCGGCAACAAAGCCCGCAACAAAGGCGACGGCACTGCATACGATGACGGCAAGGGCGGCGGCGTGTATATATGTCCCGACAGAAGTTTTACGATGACTGGCGGAACGATTTCCGACAACGAAGCCGGCAATGGCGGCGGCGTATACGTGAGCGCGGACGGCCCTCAGTATATATACGGCAATTTTATAATGAAAGGCGGAACGATTAAAAACAACAAAGCCACCGTGAGCAGCGTCTATTCCTACATCGAATATACCGGCCATGGCGGCGGCGTATGCACACAGGGCAATTTTGAGATGAGAGGCGGAACAATTACCGGGAATCAATCAGAGAGAAACTGCAAGGCGGTGCAACTTGAGCACGACTTTTACTGGTACGGCGGCGACATAAAGGATAACGGAGGCGCTAATCAGACAGTTAGCGGCATAAGGGCAGTTGCCGATAGAAACGGCGGTCTCTACTATTTTCACAACAATACATATCCGCGTAAGGAGCCAAGCTAA
- a CDS encoding IS3 family transposase, translating to MRQNSKKIFFSKKISTVCRILGVSRSSYYRQAKEQKEEEKQLEQRIISTFAKHKGNYGRIRIKKALEREHIKVSEWKIARIMKENGLIAKGGRKKGRGKRSKMVQQEKIIKQNVIKDKFAVKEVNKLWSSDISEFKITGGKVYVCGIIDVASRVIVGWSIQLHMREVIVHQALKMACGRHVNVPAERYMHTDGGSQFCSKKTTELIEKAGFIKSMSRPGVPQDNQPIESFWKTMKREMPSIRHMKFEQAKATIVEYIELYYNSERLHSSINYRIPNEAYQQLSI from the coding sequence ATGCGTCAAAATAGCAAAAAAATATTTTTCTCAAAGAAAATAAGCACTGTATGCCGGATACTTGGCGTATCGCGTAGCAGCTACTATAGGCAAGCAAAGGAGCAGAAAGAAGAAGAAAAACAGCTTGAGCAGCGTATCATTTCTACATTTGCCAAACATAAGGGAAATTATGGGCGGATACGGATCAAAAAAGCGCTTGAGCGAGAGCATATCAAAGTGAGTGAATGGAAAATTGCTCGAATTATGAAAGAGAACGGGTTAATAGCGAAAGGAGGCAGAAAGAAAGGGCGAGGGAAAAGGAGCAAAATGGTGCAACAGGAAAAAATAATTAAACAAAATGTGATTAAGGACAAATTTGCTGTGAAGGAAGTAAATAAGCTTTGGAGTTCGGATATCAGTGAATTTAAGATAACAGGAGGCAAGGTGTATGTTTGTGGGATAATAGATGTTGCAAGCAGGGTGATTGTTGGTTGGTCAATCCAATTACATATGAGAGAAGTTATTGTACATCAAGCTCTGAAAATGGCTTGCGGCCGCCATGTGAATGTACCAGCTGAACGCTATATGCACACTGATGGCGGTAGCCAGTTTTGCTCAAAAAAGACAACGGAGCTGATTGAGAAAGCAGGCTTTATCAAAAGTATGTCAAGACCCGGAGTTCCGCAAGACAATCAGCCAATTGAAAGTTTCTGGAAGACCATGAAACGAGAGATGCCGAGTATTCGCCATATGAAATTTGAACAGGCGAAAGCAACGATAGTCGAATATATAGAGTTGTATTATAACAGTGAAAGACTTCATTCAAGTATTAATTATCGAATACCAAATGAAGCTTACCAACAATTATCAATTTAA
- a CDS encoding BrnT family toxin, whose amino-acid sequence MGDTIISENNLFEWDSQKNSDNIKKHGFGFDEITDVFLDPYLITLYDEKHSSEEDRFYSVGSLHGLLIIVVYHTERDGRTRIISARQAEKKLQEVYYDFIKKING is encoded by the coding sequence ATGGGTGATACAATTATATCAGAAAATAATCTATTTGAATGGGATAGCCAAAAGAACAGTGATAACATAAAAAAACACGGATTTGGTTTTGATGAGATAACAGACGTTTTTTTAGATCCCTATCTGATCACACTTTATGATGAAAAGCATTCATCTGAGGAAGATCGCTTTTACAGTGTCGGTAGCTTACATGGTTTGCTGATTATTGTAGTATATCATACTGAACGAGATGGAAGAACTCGTATCATATCTGCACGGCAAGCAGAAAAAAAATTGCAGGAGGTGTATTATGACTTCATCAAAAAAATTAACGGCTGA
- a CDS encoding Rpn family recombination-promoting nuclease/putative transposase — protein sequence MSTSNRKYKDSVFVDLFSEDEKAKENFLSLYNALHGTDLKDTEQLKTVRLDQILYMAFYNDVSYLVDNKIIVLAEHQSTINPNMPLRCLEYVSRLYETLFESKEKYSRKLLKIPVPEFYVFYNGEEPYPSDKTLKLSEAFIERGTETNLELTVKVININRQNRHPVLENCRTMQEYSIFVETVRKWKEIDSQNGFEKAVEECIENNILREYLKRKTKEVLNMLLAEYDYETDIAVQRAEEHEIAFAEGIEQGIEQGIEQGIQQGFSDGSYKKALETAKLMKHANCELDFIMQMTGLSKEEVEAIN from the coding sequence ATGAGTACTTCAAACAGAAAATATAAAGACTCGGTGTTCGTCGACCTTTTCAGTGAAGACGAAAAAGCAAAAGAGAATTTTTTATCGCTATATAATGCTCTGCATGGAACGGACTTGAAAGATACAGAGCAGCTAAAAACGGTCAGGCTCGATCAGATCCTCTATATGGCATTCTATAATGATGTGTCTTATCTTGTCGATAACAAAATAATAGTCCTTGCAGAACACCAATCGACGATAAATCCCAATATGCCTCTCCGCTGTCTTGAGTATGTAAGCCGCTTGTATGAAACCCTCTTTGAATCAAAGGAAAAATACAGCCGTAAGCTTTTAAAAATTCCGGTTCCTGAGTTTTATGTTTTTTATAACGGTGAGGAACCATATCCTTCCGATAAAACTCTGAAACTATCGGAGGCCTTTATAGAAAGAGGAACGGAAACTAATCTTGAGTTGACCGTTAAAGTAATAAACATAAACCGACAAAACCGTCATCCCGTATTGGAAAATTGCCGGACAATGCAGGAATACAGTATATTTGTGGAAACGGTGCGCAAGTGGAAAGAGATAGATAGTCAAAACGGTTTTGAAAAAGCCGTTGAAGAATGTATAGAAAATAATATTTTGCGTGAATATCTAAAACGCAAGACGAAGGAGGTATTGAATATGTTACTGGCAGAATATGATTATGAAACAGATATTGCAGTACAGCGAGCCGAAGAACATGAAATCGCCTTTGCCGAAGGAATTGAACAGGGGATTGAGCAAGGAATTGAGCAAGGAATACAACAGGGCTTTTCCGACGGTTCATACAAAAAAGCTCTTGAAACGGCAAAATTGATGAAACATGCGAATTGTGAACTTGATTTTATTATGCAGATGACCGGCCTCAGTAAAGAAGAAGTGGAAGCGATTAATTAA
- a CDS encoding BrnA antitoxin family protein, with product MTSSKKLTAERIEAIKRQPIVYDDDIPEFTDEQLRQFKPAHPEHYVPSAVEKKQIQIGIDSDILAVLESFGTGYQNQINAILRKAVFG from the coding sequence ATGACTTCATCAAAAAAATTAACGGCTGAAAGAATAGAAGCGATTAAAAGACAGCCTATCGTGTATGATGACGATATTCCTGAATTTACAGATGAACAGTTGCGACAATTCAAACCGGCTCATCCGGAGCATTACGTTCCATCGGCTGTAGAAAAGAAACAAATACAAATCGGCATCGATAGTGATATTCTCGCGGTGCTTGAAAGTTTTGGAACAGGCTATCAAAATCAGATAAATGCGATTCTCCGAAAAGCGGTATTCGGATAA
- a CDS encoding four helix bundle protein translates to MKTDNVIVDKSKAFALKVIALYKKLCDTNREFVMSKQLLKSGTSIGANIKEAQQGQSKADFYAKLYISLKEASETEYWLELLHESGYIGEEEFSAIYQDCQEIIKILVAITKHRGNG, encoded by the coding sequence ATGAAAACTGACAATGTGATTGTTGATAAATCAAAGGCGTTTGCGTTGAAGGTCATTGCCTTGTACAAAAAGCTCTGTGATACGAACCGTGAGTTTGTTATGTCAAAACAGCTTTTAAAAAGCGGAACGAGCATCGGAGCAAACATTAAAGAAGCCCAGCAAGGACAAAGCAAGGCAGACTTTTATGCAAAGCTCTATATCTCGCTCAAAGAGGCAAGCGAAACGGAATATTGGCTGGAGCTTTTACACGAAAGCGGATATATCGGTGAAGAAGAGTTTTCTGCAATCTACCAAGACTGTCAAGAAATCATCAAAATCCTCGTCGCTATAACGAAACACAGGGGGAATGGATAA
- a CDS encoding ABC transporter ATP-binding protein, which produces MFDLLKKIYAIAGKQSKRITTMFICDMLKSIFEGFTLGGLGYFLLTLSRAVFQSQPVTRSNIITVFCIMLVSLTGKIIFGYISDRNKNIASYTMGAENRLVIGDKLKNVHMGYFSESRLGDISGALTTVITDVETINMMILEMMFAGGIQTVIMALFVFPYDMTTGCIIFITLVVAIVFNNLFQKRTDAVTTKLTELKLQLHTDVLEYVQGIGVVKAFGRTSEAIKNVTESIKKSKTGFFAVEKTLMPSLLVFSLLLKLGTTAIIVSALYRYSAGAIDVEKTLMLIVASFVVFGGFEIAGTMQRMRGVAVQNLDTLFTVKNIQALPEGSLLPQGNDDITVKNVTFGYGGKEQSEEKLFRNVDMSIPKNSTTALVGYSGSGKTSLCQLIARFWDVDSGEIKLGDTNIKGFVYDAFLSNFTFVFQDVYLFEDTIKNNIKFGKPDASDAEVIAAAKAAQCHDFIMELPNAYDTVLQEGGSNLSGGERQRISIARAMLKPSSIVILDEATSSVDPENEEKLMSALDELLKNKTAIIIAHRLSTIKNADQIFVMDKGSIVQHGTHSELVQQDGIYARFVGMRETAAAWRV; this is translated from the coding sequence ATGTTTGATTTATTGAAGAAGATTTACGCGATTGCGGGGAAGCAATCAAAGCGTATAACAACGATGTTTATTTGCGATATGCTTAAAAGCATATTCGAAGGCTTTACGCTCGGCGGGCTTGGGTATTTTTTGCTGACGCTCAGCCGTGCGGTGTTTCAATCACAGCCGGTTACACGGAGCAATATTATCACGGTGTTCTGCATTATGCTTGTCAGCCTTACGGGAAAAATTATTTTCGGCTATATTTCCGACCGCAATAAAAATATCGCCTCGTATACGATGGGGGCGGAGAACCGGCTTGTCATCGGAGATAAACTGAAAAACGTACACATGGGGTATTTTTCCGAAAGCAGGCTCGGCGATATTTCGGGAGCGTTGACAACGGTGATTACCGATGTTGAAACCATCAATATGATGATTCTCGAAATGATGTTTGCAGGCGGTATTCAAACGGTGATCATGGCGCTGTTTGTTTTCCCGTATGATATGACGACCGGCTGTATCATCTTTATTACCCTTGTCGTGGCGATTGTATTCAACAATCTATTCCAAAAGAGGACCGATGCGGTAACGACAAAACTGACGGAGCTGAAGCTGCAACTGCATACCGATGTTTTGGAGTATGTGCAGGGGATCGGTGTGGTAAAGGCATTCGGTAGGACAAGCGAAGCGATAAAAAACGTAACGGAGAGTATTAAAAAAAGTAAAACCGGTTTTTTTGCGGTAGAAAAAACACTGATGCCTTCATTGCTTGTTTTTTCGCTCCTGCTAAAACTGGGAACAACCGCAATTATTGTGAGCGCCTTATATCGGTATTCAGCTGGGGCGATCGATGTGGAAAAAACGCTGATGCTGATTGTTGCGAGCTTTGTGGTATTCGGCGGGTTTGAAATAGCCGGTACGATGCAGCGGATGCGCGGTGTTGCGGTACAGAATTTGGATACGCTTTTTACGGTTAAAAATATTCAAGCCTTACCGGAAGGTTCGCTCCTGCCGCAGGGAAATGACGATATCACCGTCAAAAATGTTACCTTTGGCTACGGCGGAAAGGAGCAGTCAGAAGAAAAACTTTTCCGCAATGTGGATATGAGTATTCCGAAAAATAGTACAACTGCGCTGGTCGGTTATTCCGGTTCGGGAAAGACCAGTTTGTGCCAGCTGATTGCTCGCTTTTGGGATGTCGATTCAGGAGAAATAAAACTCGGCGATACCAATATAAAAGGCTTTGTGTACGATGCGTTTTTATCGAACTTTACATTTGTATTCCAAGATGTGTACTTGTTTGAAGACACAATAAAGAACAACATTAAATTCGGAAAACCGGATGCAAGTGACGCAGAAGTTATTGCAGCGGCAAAAGCAGCGCAATGTCACGACTTTATTATGGAACTGCCGAACGCTTACGATACCGTGCTGCAGGAAGGCGGCAGCAATCTTTCAGGCGGGGAGCGCCAGCGTATTTCTATCGCACGCGCAATGCTCAAGCCGAGTTCCATTGTCATCCTCGACGAAGCAACTTCCAGTGTCGATCCCGAAAACGAAGAAAAGCTGATGAGCGCCCTCGATGAATTGCTGAAAAACAAAACAGCAATCATCATCGCACACCGGCTTTCAACTATCAAAAATGCCGATCAAATATTCGTCATGGATAAGGGCAGTATCGTCCAGCACGGCACCCATTCCGAACTGGTGCAGCAAGACGGTATCTATGCACGCTTTGTCGGTATGCGAGAAACCGCGGCCGCGTGGAGGGTGTAA
- a CDS encoding IS3 family transposase — MESFWKTMKREMPSIRHMKFEQAKATIVEYIELYYNSERLHSSINYRIPNEAYQQLSI; from the coding sequence ATTGAAAGTTTCTGGAAGACCATGAAACGAGAGATGCCGAGTATTCGCCATATGAAATTTGAACAGGCGAAAGCAACGATAGTCGAATATATAGAGTTGTATTATAACAGTGAAAGACTTCATTCAAGTATTAATTATCGAATACCAAATGAAGCTTACCAACAATTATCAATTTAA
- a CDS encoding transposase — MGRVYKNYTKDLKEQACKLVVEKNIPVRIVAEKLSVRVQLLYKWLNQYESYGQEAFVGSGRVRSADAQLKKLQKENEYLKLENEVLKKAAAYFAEK; from the coding sequence ATGGGACGTGTTTACAAGAATTATACGAAAGATTTAAAAGAGCAGGCATGTAAGCTGGTTGTTGAAAAAAACATACCCGTGCGCATTGTGGCAGAGAAATTGAGTGTACGAGTACAGCTTTTATACAAATGGTTAAACCAATATGAAAGCTATGGACAGGAAGCTTTTGTCGGTTCAGGACGAGTAAGAAGTGCAGATGCGCAACTGAAGAAACTGCAAAAGGAAAACGAGTACTTAAAACTGGAGAATGAAGTACTAAAAAAAGCAGCGGCATACTTTGCGGAAAAGTGA
- a CDS encoding InlB B-repeat-containing protein, producing the protein MKKIFVLVLTVLLVSVSACKNPFLKKMLVEEEKGKTVSQVPKHGVTFSVEGGHGTLKAQVDGKEINSGDSVEQGKSVVFTAEPALDYVVEQWTNGGTVIGEAGMDTSYTYTVTANADIKVKFQSLFVEGGASLILSPDRLDITVEVTTADNSPITVEGCTETELTSGTETVLHAKGRRVILKGKIIKLFCYYNQLTALNVQGLTALQVLDCGYNQLTALNVQGLTALQTLDCSDNLLTALNVQGLSALRRLFCGNNQLTALNVQGLSALRRLFCGYNQLTALNVQGLSALQELFCDVNQLTALNVQGLSALQELSCDVNQLTELNVQGLSALKKLSCRGNQLTALNVQGLSALQELNCHGNQLTALNVQGLTALRSLSCGGNQLTALNVQGLTALQGLYCYNNQLTILNVQGLTALGWLYCGNNQLTTLNVQGLTALRTLRCYNNKLTAQAFTKLFDDLPTRQDSDNGECILYTEESGVTEGNHKDFSTPPDLAAAFNNAKNNKKWKMYKWNGSWLGVEI; encoded by the coding sequence ATGAAAAAAATTTTTGTTTTAGTTTTGACGGTACTTTTAGTATCGGTTTCTGCTTGTAAAAACCCGTTTTTAAAGAAGATGCTGGTTGAGGAGGAAAAGGGAAAAACCGTATCGCAGGTACCCAAACACGGGGTAACTTTCAGCGTAGAAGGCGGGCACGGCACGCTGAAAGCCCAAGTTGACGGCAAGGAAATCAATTCAGGCGATTCAGTCGAACAGGGTAAGTCTGTTGTCTTTACGGCGGAACCTGCTCTTGATTATGTGGTGGAACAGTGGACAAACGGCGGCACAGTTATCGGCGAAGCAGGCATGGATACAAGCTATACTTACACGGTAACGGCAAATGCGGACATCAAAGTGAAGTTTCAATCACTCTTTGTCGAAGGCGGTGCTTCGCTCATCTTAAGCCCCGACAGGCTCGACATCACCGTTGAGGTAACAACCGCCGATAACTCACCCATTACGGTGGAAGGCTGCACCGAAACGGAGCTTACAAGCGGTACCGAAACTGTGCTGCACGCAAAAGGCAGAAGGGTTATCCTCAAAGGCAAGATCATCAAGCTGTTCTGCTACTACAATCAGCTCACCGCACTTAATGTGCAGGGCTTAACCGCTTTGCAAGTGCTGGACTGCGGCTACAATCAGCTCACCGCCCTTAACGTGCAGGGCTTAACCGCTTTGCAAACGCTGGACTGCAGCGACAATCTGCTCACCGCCCTTAACGTGCAGGGCTTAAGCGCTTTGAGAAGGCTGTTCTGCGGCAACAATCAGCTTACCGCCCTTAACGTGCAGGGCTTAAGCGCTTTGAGAAGGCTGTTCTGCGGCTACAATCAGCTTACCGCCCTTAACGTGCAGGGCTTAAGCGCTTTGCAAGAGCTATTCTGCGACGTCAATCAGCTGACCGCCCTTAACGTGCAGGGCTTAAGCGCTTTGCAAGAGCTGAGCTGCGACGTCAATCAGCTGACCGAACTTAATGTGCAGGGCTTAAGCGCTTTGAAAAAGCTGAGCTGCCGCGGTAATCAGCTGACCGCCCTTAACGTGCAGGGCTTAAGCGCTTTGCAAGAGCTGAACTGCCACGGCAATCAGCTGACCGCCCTTAACGTGCAGGGCTTAACCGCTTTGAGAAGCCTGTCCTGCGGCGGCAATCAACTCACCGCACTTAATGTGCAGGGCTTAACCGCTTTGCAAGGGCTGTACTGCTATAACAATCAGCTAACCATCCTTAATGTGCAGGGCTTAACCGCTTTGGGATGGCTATACTGCGGAAACAATCAACTCACTACACTTAATGTGCAGGGCCTAACTGCTTTGCGAACGCTACGCTGCTACAACAATAAGCTCACCGCACAAGCCTTTACCAAACTCTTTGACGATTTACCGACGCGGCAGGATAGTGATAATGGGGAGTGTATTCTTTACACCGAAGAATCCGGCGTTACCGAGGGCAATCACAAAGATTTTAGCACTCCGCCGGATTTAGCCGCAGCCTTTAATAATGCTAAAAATAACAAGAAGTGGAAGATGTATAAGTGGAATGGAAGCTGGCTCGGGGTTGAGATTTAA